The following are encoded together in the Tripterygium wilfordii isolate XIE 37 chromosome 18, ASM1340144v1, whole genome shotgun sequence genome:
- the LOC119984404 gene encoding auxin response factor 1 — protein sequence MAFSVASNHISSGGIHPDPNDALYKELWHACAGPLVSLPRVGERVYYFPEGHMEQLEASMHQGKEQQMPSFNLPSKILCKVVNVERQAEPETDEVYAQITLLPEAHQGEVTSPDPPLPEPERCTVHSFCKTLTASDTSTHGGFSVLRRHADDCLPPLDMSQQPPWQELVASDLPGNQWRFRHIFRGQPRRHLLTTGWSVFVSSKKLVAGDAFIFLRGENGELRVGVRRHMRQQTNMPSSVISSHSMHLGVLATASHAIGTGTLFIVFYKPRTSQSEFVVSLNKYLEARNHKLSVGMRFKMRFEGEEVPERRFSGTIVGVGENKSSGWADSEWRSLKVQWDEPSSILRPERVSPWELEPLVAVNPSNSQPTQKIKRLKPSVLPSPTSDCPVLGMWKSPVESPAFSYSGSQHGHMVNSSPKYAFATMPNSFGLNTNCSLAAVSPNSTYWSNREESAKMFSPAVNKDPGDRRQVSGNGCRLFGIQLVDHSNIEEISPFTTLSGTVGDVQPVVSLYADSDQHSEPSNVNHLDIPSAICDPEKSCLRSPQEKQSRQIRSCTKVHMQGIAVGRAVDLTQYNCYEELLKKLEEMFDIEGDLCGSAKKWQVVYTDDEDDMMMVGDDPWHEFCTMVRKIFICTAEEIKRLSTKKKTDNNEVKKPRHDDMAVNTADQSSVVGSEC from the exons ATGGCATTTTCTGTGGCTTCAAATCATATCTCTTCAGGAGGAATTCATCCAG ATCCCAACGATGCTCTCTACAAGGAATTATGGCATGCCTGTGCTGGGCCTCTTGTTTCTCTCCCTCGTGTGGGGGAGCGAGTATATTACTTCCCAGAAGGTCACATGGAGCAG CTTGAGGCATCAATGCACCAAGGGAAAGAACAACAAATGCCTTCATTCAATCTCCCATCTAAAATCCTTTGTAAAGTTGTTAATGTTGAGCGTCAG GCTGAACCAGAAACAGATGAGGTTTATGCTCAAATAACACTTCTACCTGAAGCACAT CAAGGTGAGGTTACAAGTCCAGATCCTCCACTTCCAGAACCTGAAAGGTGTACAGTCCATTCATTTTGCAAGACGCTTACTGCTTCGGACACCAGCACCCATGGTGGATTCTCTGTTCTCCGACGACATGCAGATGATTGTCTCCCTCCATTG GATATGTCCCAGCAACCACCATGGCAAGAATTGGTTGCAAGTGATCTTCCTGGCAATCAATGGCGTTTTCGTCATATTTTTCGAG GGCAACCTAGGCGTCATCTTCTTACAACTGGGTGGAGCGTCTTTGTTAGTTCGAAAAAGCTAGTAGCTGGTGATGCGTTCATATTCCTGAG AGGGGAGAATGGGGAGCTCCGAGTTGGAGTAAGGAGGCATATGAGACAGCAGACAAATATGCCATCTTCTGTAATATCTAGTCACAGCATGCATCTTGGGGTACTTGCCACTGCTTCCCATGCCATTGGAACTGGAACACTCTTCATCGTCTTCTACAAGCCAAG AACAAGTCAGTCTGAGTTTGTCGTAAGTCTCAACAAGTACCTTGAAGCTCGTAACCATAAGCTTTCTGTCGGGATGAGGTTCAAGATGAGATTTGAGGGTGAGGAAGTTCCTGAACGAAG GTTCAGTGGCACAATTGTTGGTGTGGGGGAGAATAAATCTTCAGGATGGGCTGATTCTGAATGGCGATCCTTAAAG gTTCAATGGGATGAACCTTCTTCAATATTGCGCCCAGAAAGAGTGTCACCTTGGGAACTGGAACCACTTGTTGCAGTTAATCCTTCAAATTCCCAACCTACACAAAAGATCAAGCGGTTAAAACCATCGGTTTTACCATCGCCAACATCAGATTGTCCTGTTCTTG GTATGTGGAAATCCCCAGTTGAGTCTCCGGCTTTTTCATACTCTGGGTCTCAACATGGACATATGGTCAATTCATCTCCCAAGTATGCTTTCGCTACAATGCCAAACTCTTTTGGCTTGAACACAAATTGTTCACTTGCTGCTGTTTCTCCAAATTCAACGTATTGGTCTAATAGAGAGGAGAGTGCAAAGATGTTTTCTCCGGCAGTTAACAAAGATCCTGGTGACAGGAGACAGGTTTCAGGGAATGGCTGTAGGCTGTTTGGAATTCAGCTTGTTGACCACTCTAATATAGAAGAAATTTCACCATTTACTACATTGTCCGGAACGGTGGGAGATGTTCAGCCTGTTGTTTCTTTATATGCTGACTCTGACCAGCATTCAGAACCATCAAATGTCAATCATCTTGATATCCCATCAGCAATTTGTGATCCTGAGAAATCCTGCCTGAGATCACCACAGGAGAAACAGAGCAGGCAAATTAGGAGCTGCACTAAG GTTCACATGCAAGGAATTGCTGTTGGTAGGGCTGTTGATTTGACTCAATACAATTGCTATGAGGAGCTGCTTAAGAAATTGGAGGAGATGTTTGACATTGAAGGCGATCTTTGTGGATCCGCAAAAAAATGGCAGGTTGTCTAcactgatgatgaagatgacatGATGATGGTGGGGGATGACCCATGGCA
- the LOC119983407 gene encoding forkhead box protein O3B-like, protein MGRFLGRALDQPEFGPVCRASSRARPQNSSPDPPKHRARLPRPDVKSGPGRAQVRRPNDDLNIEELVDDDDDDGGGIGGNRSEVGGGGIFTNEDRGFGDHMSMAYDMAGAMTRVVGEPGDGPSSN, encoded by the exons ATGGGTCGGTTTTTGGGCCGAGCTTTGGACCAGCCCGAATTTGGCCCAGTCTGTCGGGCTTCGAGCAGGGCTCGGCCCCAGAATTCAAGCCCAGACCCGCCCAAGCATAGGGCCAGGCTGCCCAGGCCCGATGTAAAATCCGGCCCGGGTCGGGCCCAGGTCCGCAGGCCAAATG ATGATTTGAATATTGAAGAgttggttgatgatgatgatgatgatggtggtggaaTTGGTGGCAACCGAAGTGAAGTTGGAGGTGGGGGTATCTTTACTAATGAAGATAGAGGTTTTGGTGATCATATGAGTATGGCTTATGATATGGCTGGAGCAATGACTAGAGTTGTGGGAGAACCCGGAGATGGACCATCATCTAATTAG
- the LOC119984671 gene encoding survival of motor neuron-related-splicing factor 30-like has product MQGGGGEEVSMEELASNLSTYKEQLHQVCQLLANDPGNSEYADMEKELQEVIALTEELLSTVRQNEISPDVEPRASESPTLPYAKGSKMELGSVSEDPEKFPVGTKVQAVWSEDGEWYDATIEALTPNGYYVSYDEWGNREEVDPANVRPVQYDALLEAERVAEATKQAIKRKIAQAASFDFQSRSLPAKLRIESDDPEEVKAAKRKKIHSFKSKMRMEQLEVTQNKRQNAWQQFQTTKGRAKKIGFFSGRKRESIFKSPEDPQGKVGVTGSGKGLTEFQRREKHLHLKGGGNEQTDE; this is encoded by the exons ATGCAAGGAGGCGGAGGCGAGGAAGTGAGCATGGAGGAGCTCGCTTCCAATCTTTCCACCTACAAAGAGCAACTCCATCAG GTCTGTCAACTTTTGGCAAATGATCCTGGAAATTCTGAATATGCGGATATGGAGAAGGAGCTGCAGGAG GTAATTGCATTGACAGAAGAGCTCCTTTCAACTGTTCGGCAGAATGAGATATCACCTGATGTGGAGCCTAGAGCCAGTGAGTCTCCTACTTTGCCCTATGCTAAAGGGAGCAAAATG GAATTAGGAAGTGTTTCTGAAGATCCTGAAAAGTTTCCCGTTGGCACAAAAGTCCAGGCTGTTTGGAGTGAAGATGGTGAATG GTATGATGCTACGATTGAGGCTCTAACTCCAAATGGGTATTATGTTTCCTATGATGAATGGGGAAATAGGGAAGAG GTGGATCCTGCCAATGTAAGGCCAGTTCAGTACGATGCTTTGCTGGAAGCTGAAAGGGTAGCCGAAGCAACAAAACAGGCTATCAAGCGGAAGATTGCGCAAGCTGCATCTTTTGACTTTCAGTCTCGAAGCTTACCAGCAAAGCTCCGTATAGAGTCAGATGATCCTGAGGAAGTG AAAGCTGCCAAGCGCAAGAAGATTCATTCTTTTAAGTCGAAGATGCGGATGGAACAACTCGAGGTAACTCAAAATAAGAGGCAGAATGCTTGGCAGCAGTTCCAGACAACCAAAGGCAGGGCTAAGAAG ATTGGTTTCTTTTCGGGACGTAAGCGAGAAAGCATCTTCAAGTCTCCTGAAGATCCCCAAGGTAAGGTTGGTGTGACTGGAAGTGGGAAAGGTCTGACAGAGTTCCAAAGAAGGGAAAAGCACTTGCATCTCAAGGGTGGTGGAAATGAGCAAACTGATGAGTAG